A single genomic interval of Bradyrhizobium sp. sBnM-33 harbors:
- a CDS encoding ABC transporter substrate-binding protein: MKTACFVLALLALLLIAPWQSAKAADVICYNCPPEWADWASMLKAIKADLNYDIPHDNKNSGQALAQILAEKNNPVGDIGYFGVTFGMKAKAQDALEPYKPAKWDQVPAGLKDADGYWTTIHSGTLGLFVNKDALGGKPVPACWKDLLKPDYKGMVGYLDPSSAAVGYVGAVAINLALGGSEANFDPAINFFKDLRKNDPIVPKQTSYARVVSGEMPILFDYDFNAYRAKYSEKGNFEFVIPCEGSVMFPYVVGLIKNAPNRDKAKKVLDYLLSDKGQAIWTNAYLRPARPIDLPEAVKKKFLPDSEYARAKNVDWGQMENMQKGFVDRYLAEVR; the protein is encoded by the coding sequence GCTGGCGCTGTTGCTAATCGCGCCCTGGCAATCCGCCAAAGCGGCCGACGTCATCTGCTACAATTGCCCGCCTGAATGGGCGGACTGGGCTTCCATGCTCAAGGCCATCAAAGCCGACCTCAACTATGATATCCCGCACGACAACAAGAATTCCGGCCAAGCGCTTGCTCAAATACTTGCCGAGAAGAATAACCCGGTGGGCGATATCGGCTATTTCGGTGTCACCTTTGGTATGAAGGCCAAGGCGCAAGATGCGCTTGAGCCTTACAAGCCGGCGAAATGGGACCAGGTCCCCGCCGGCCTGAAGGATGCCGACGGATACTGGACCACGATTCATTCCGGCACGCTTGGCCTGTTCGTGAACAAGGACGCGCTTGGCGGCAAGCCGGTGCCGGCCTGCTGGAAGGATCTCCTGAAGCCCGACTATAAGGGCATGGTGGGCTATCTCGATCCGTCGTCAGCTGCAGTCGGGTATGTCGGCGCGGTCGCGATCAATCTGGCGCTCGGCGGCTCCGAAGCGAACTTCGATCCGGCGATCAACTTCTTCAAGGACCTGCGGAAGAACGACCCGATCGTTCCCAAGCAGACTTCCTACGCCCGCGTGGTCTCTGGCGAGATGCCGATCCTGTTTGACTACGATTTCAACGCCTATCGCGCGAAATACTCAGAGAAGGGCAATTTTGAATTCGTAATTCCTTGCGAGGGATCGGTCATGTTTCCCTATGTCGTCGGCCTCATCAAGAACGCGCCCAATAGGGACAAGGCCAAGAAGGTGCTGGACTATCTTTTGTCGGACAAGGGACAGGCGATCTGGACCAACGCCTACCTTCGGCCGGCGCGGCCGATCGACCTGCCCGAGGCGGTGAAGAAGAAATTCCTGCCTGACAGCGAATATGCGCGTGCGAAGAACGTCGACTGGGGCCAGATGGAAAACATGCAAAAAGGCTTTGTCGATCGCTATCTCGCCGAGGTTCGCTGA